The Candidatus Thermokryptus mobilis nucleotide sequence CAACAGTGGGATTTTTTGAGTCAGTTATATAAGAACCTAAAACGACTGGATTCCCTGGTGTTTCGCACTTCTTTGCATCAAAACCAAACTTCTTTAAAAACTCAACCGCAAGATCAGCTCCTTTCTCAATCTCACCCTTATAAGATGGGTCCATGCTAACTGTCGGAATTTCCACTATTTGCCCGAGCATATCTTCAAATTCATTCCTGACATCCTCAACATAACTTGATAGTTTCTCGGATATGTTCTCCCAGTTTGGAAGTCCATTTGCCATTTTTGTTCCCTTTTTTGGTTTTTAATTTGACCTTGGGTGATAAAGAAAATAAACCTCTTTTAAGTTCTCAATGTTTTTCGCACGGATATAAATTTGAGTCGTTGATATATCAACATGACCAAGCATTTCTTGAACGGCTCTTAGGTCAGCTCCATTTTCAAGAAGATGTGTTGCGAAAGAATGACGCAATGTGTGCGGATGAATTTCTTTTTTAATCCCAGCCATTAGAGCATATTTCTTAACGATTTTCCAAACCGCCATCCTTGTAAATCTCTTTCCTAATCTACTCAAAAATAAAATATCTCCACTTGTAATTTTAACAAATTTCGGTCTAACTTTCAACTGATACTCCCTGATCCATTTGATCGCGGTCTCCCCAATCGGTATCAACCTTTGCTTTGAACCTTTCCCAAAAACCCTAACGACTTCCTTATCTATAAACAAATCCGACTGCTTAAAATTTATTAATTCCGAAACCCTAACCCCAGTTGCATACATAAATTCAAGCATAGCCCTGTCCCTTACGCCTATCTCCGTACTAACATCTGGTTGTTCAAGAAGCGAGAAAATCTCTTCTATCGTTAAAACCTCGGGCAATTTTCTCCTAATCATAGGTCCTTCAATGTCATCAACGGGATAATTTTTTGTGTATGCCACATTCCATAAGAACTTGTGAAATGTCCTTATTGATGATATGTTCCTTGACACACTTGATTGGCTTAATCCAATGCTTTGCAGTTCAGTGATATATCGCTTCACGATTTCCTCGCTCACCCAATCGGGATGTTCTATCCCGTTTTCCTCAAGAAATTTTATATATCTCACCAGATCAATTGAGTAGGAAGATACGGTGTTCTTTGAATAACCTCTTTCAACTTCAATTGATGTCAAAAAATAAGTCAAACTTTTTCGCCAAATCTCGCCTTTTATCTTTTCCCGCTCAAACATAATCACTATTTAACCTTTCTGCTTTTTCTTTGTCTTGTCTTTTCATTTTCAGAAACCTTATCCTTCGTCCTCTCTTTCTCCTGTCCGGGATACTTTATCCTTGGATGGTATAAATTCACAAGAATTTGAACGAAAGCCTTCTTTATCTCTTCAATATCTTTCAAAGTTAAATTTGACTCATCAAGCTGACCATCCTCAATTCGGTTTTCAAAAATTGCATCAACGATCTTCTCTATATTTTCTGGCGTTTTCTCATCAAGCGAGCGGGTTGCTGCTTCAACCGAATCAGCAAGCATAACGATAGCGGTTTCTTTTGAATCTGGCTTTGGTCCCTTATATCTAAAGTCCGACTCCTTGATTTCAACATTTTTGAGTTCCCTTCTCTTCAACGCCTTGCCATAAAAATAGGCAACGAGCGTCGTCCCGTGATGCATAGGGATAAACTTTATTATCTCTGATGGAAGCTTATATTTTTTAGCAAGCTCTTGCCCGTCTTCAACATGGGATATTATTATTTGAACGCTTTGCTCCGGGGTTATAGAAGTGTGAAGTTTTTCTGATTCCATTTGATTTTCAACGAAGAACTCGGGATTCAAAATTTTTCCAATGTCATGATAATAAGCCCCAACCCTTGCAAGAATGGGATTTGCACCTATTGCTTTAGCTGCAGCTTCTGCAAGAGTTGCAACCGCAATGCTGTGATGAAATGTCCCAGGAGCTCTTGCTGAAAGCTCACGCAGAAGAGGATGATTGAAATCGGAAAGCTCAAGAAGGGTGATTTCAGTCATTATTCCAAATATCCTCTCAAAAAAAATCAATAAACCATAAGTTATGATTGGCGAAAGCAATGCATTTGCCCCAGCAAAACCAAACTTCGCAAGAATATTGCTAAAGCTTTCATATTTTTGGAGCGAGAAGCTAGCGATCACAAAAACATAAGCGATAAGTATAAATATGAAACTTCTAAAAATTTGCATCCTATTCCCAATGTTCCTGACGGAATAAATCGCAATTGTTCCGGCTATAAGAGAAGCACTTGTCACATCATAATTGTAACCGACAGCGGAGCCAACTATAAGTGAAATCGCAACCGTCCCCCAAAAGGCAACCCTTGAATCAAAAATTATCGTCAATAACATTGAAGATGAAGGAACAAGCACAAAATAATTTACCTCATTCCCGACCTTTATCTTCGTGATCAAAAACGCAACCAAAATTTGAAATAAGAAAAGCGCATCTATCAATAAAAGAAGTTTATTGTCAAAATAAATTTTTTTCCGATACATATAAATGTAAAGCCAAAAAATCGCAAGAACACTTCCTGTAAAAACAAATCGTCCAAGGTCTTTAAGAATTTTACCAGCGCCGATACCACGCTCCTTTTGCGCCTTTTTCAATGACTCAAGTTTTAAATATGCCTCTGGCGTAACAATTTCATGTCTTGAAATTATCTTCTCGTTTTCCCTAACGATTCCAACCGTCTTTAAAATTTTTCCCTTTTCCCGCTCCAATAGTTCCTCTGTCTCCCCTTGATTGAAAATTAAATTGGGCTTTACAAAGGAAAAAAGAATTTTTGACATCAAATCAAAAGCACCTGTGTCAACCAAAGCAATTTCCCCAAAATTTCTCTTTGATAATTCCTTCGCCACTTCAAGGCATTCGCCTAAATCGTAAAACTTTCCCTGCCTATAAATCTCCTCAAACCTTCCCTTTCTCAAGACAATCTCGTTCCTTCTCAAAGATGTCCTCGGTATTGAAATAACCCCAGCAGAGGAATAAATCAAGGATAGATATGTCTCCCCCGTTATTTTAAACTTACCGACATCAAAATATCCAACTCTATTCAAGTACTCAATCCTTTCAATTTCATCAGCCGAAATTTTATTCAATAGTTTCACCCTTAATCTTTCAATTTCCACCGAATCGCGAGCGCTCACATGTTTAAATTTCTTTATGTCAAGATACGATTTTAAATCAGTTATGAACGCCTCAAATTCCTTTTTCTGCTTTTCAACCACCGTTGTATCAACATCAAAAATGAAATAAACCTGCGAATATACCTTGTTTATCTCCTCCTGATACTGTTCCTCGCTCTTGTAAATAGGGAAAGAGAAAGGGGCAACGACATCATCATAAAGCCAAACGCTTCCAATCTCATACTTATAATCAATTCCATAAGGGGATGGGAACATTATAACAACGGTGAAAGGGATCAAAAGGAAAATAAGAAACTTTAAAGTTAAATCACTTAAAAAAATCCCTTTTATTTTGCCGAAAAATTCCCTCATGGGTTTGTTCTTTTCTTTGAATCAAGCAAAATTTCAAGAAACTCACCAACACCATCTTCATCATTTGTCCTTGAAGTCACATAGTCAGCGTTAAACCTTACCTCTGCCACCGCATTTCTCATTGCAACAGAAACTCCGACGCTTTTCAAAAATTCAATATCATTGTAAAAATCACCAATGCCTGCGATTTCTCTGCGCTTCAATTTGAAAAACTTTCGGACATATTTCAATCCCGTCGCCTTTGAAATTCCCCTGCGCTTCACCTCAAGATATGTAAGATGATCATATTTAAGGGATGGATAAATTGTAGTTGATATATTTGAAAAGAAAGGCGGTTCAAGCTTATGCGCAACTTTATAAAGGATATAATTCCTATCTGAACTTAAAACAACTCGGAGGACCTTATCAGTATAATCATAGTAAGAGTCAACTTCCATTGTCTCTGCTTCAAGGTTTCCGATATAGGATGGGAAAATTGTGTTCTCAGGCGTGTAAATGACTTTATCCTCAGAATAAAAAAGTATATTGACGAAAAATCTCTCTGCAAGTTCAAGCGCCTTTAAAACCTTTTTCTCGGGAAGATAAAATGCTTTTATCGTCCCCCCTTCAGGAAACTTAACTAAAGCCCCATTTAACGAAACTATCGGGTCATCAACACCAAGCATTTTAGCATACTTTACAGACGCGGAATGAACGCGTCCTGTTATAAGCGTAAATTTAACCCCGTGTTCCTTCAATTCTTTAACCAGTTGAATTGTTCCCTCACCAACTCTATTATCTGAAGAAAGTAAAGTTCCGTCAATGTCACAGGCAACGAGCTTGATATCCTTTAATCTTTTTTTAAGCTCATCAAGTTCAACCTTCGCCACAGCTTATGACTAATTTTTTTCAAAAATTTAGCAAAAAAAGACGAATAAAAAAAGATATGAAAACCCACGATTTGAGGATTTCCTGAAATTTTTGTTAATTATAAATAAAAATCTTGAAAACTTATGGAAAACTTATCTCTGATAACGTTAAGCATTCTTCTCCTAACCGCCTATATTCTGGATTTAACATTATCAAGGATACAAATACCACCTGTTATCATACTGCTTTTAATAGGATGGTTTATATCACAGATTTTCTTTTTGCTTAATATCACCGACATCCCAAACTTTCAAAATCTCCTCCCAATTATGGGAACGCTTGGGCTTATACTTATAGTTCTTGAGGGTTCATTTGAACTTAAAATTGAAAGAGATAAAATCAAATATATCATACGTTCCATGACCTCAGCGCTTCTATCGGTCATAATCATTATCTTTTCTTTGTCCTTAATTTTCCACATAATTTTTCAAACTGAATTTAAAAAAGCCCTAATAAATACTGTCCCGCTTTCTGTCATAAGCAGTTCAATCGCTATACCGAGCGCATCAAATCTTACAACACATCTTCGCGAGTTTGTCATCTATGAGTCAAGTTTATCCGACATCTTGGGAATAATTTCTTTTAATTTCATATCACAAGCCGTGGAAAGTTTTGACTTGAGTACAATCTTTTCAATGCTCTTTCAACTCTTACTGATGGTCTTAATTTCAATTTCATCAACCGCTTTTTTGATATCCCTGCTTGGCAAGTTAAACCACCCCGTTAAATTTATCCCGCTGATTTTGATGATCATTTTGATATATTCAATTGCGAAAATCCTTCATCTGCCAGCGCTTATATTTATTCTAATTTTTGGGCTTTCGCTCGCCAACTTCAACAAGATTCATCGTTCCCTGAACTTGAAATTTGTAAAACTTGAGGAAGTGGAAGAAGAGATCGGGAAATTTCAAAATCTTGTCATTGAATTAACCTTCCTCGTGAGGTCATTCTTCTTTCTATTGTTTGGATACACCCTGGAAACAAAAGAAATACTCAAACCCGAGGTTCTCCTCTTAAGCGTCGTGATAACAGCGCTTATAATCGGGACGAGATATTTGACCTTAAAAATAGTTGGAGAACAAATCATTCCATTGATTTACATTGCCCCACGTGGTCTGATAAACATTTTGCTCTTTATCTCAATCTCACCAAACTTAGGGATACCTAAAATAAATCAAGCGCTTATAACACAAGTCATCATTCTAACAAACCTTTATATGGTGTTCGGCTTGATCAAATCATCAAGAGAGAAGGGAACGCAAAGTTTTTAAGATACTTTTTGAGGTTGACGACCTTGGGTCTTTGAGATGTTTTTTCCCCTTTGAACCGAACCGATATATTGCTCTATTATTGATAGCAATTCATTTTTTCCAACACCGGTAATGGCTGAAAAAGTTACAAATTGCTGACAATACCTAAGCTTTCCAAACGCATTTTTTATCATTTCCACCTGTCTTGCGATTTTACTTCTTGCGATTTTGTCAATTTTCGTTATCACGATAACATATGGGATCTTGAAATAATCAAGCCAACCAGCCATCATTTTGTCAAGTTCGGTGGGCTCGTGTCTTGCATCTACAATGTGAAGGACGAGTTTGAGTTGTTCCCTTCCGCCCAAGTAATTTTCAATCAATTTGCTCCATCCAGCTTTAACATGTTCTGGCACTTTTGCATAACCATAACCGGGTAAATCAACGATATAAAACGACTCGTTTATGAGGAAGAAATTTATCGTTTGTGTTTTCCCCGGGGTTGAACTAACGAAAGCGAGGTTCTTTTTATTGCAAATTTTATTTATCAAGGACGATTTTCCAACATTTGACCTTCCAACTAGAGCCACTTCGGGGAGACCATCCGTTGGGAGTTGTCTTATATCGGAAAGGGAGGCTATAAACCTTGCTGATGTTATTTTCATATTCTTTAGGGGATATGTTTTTTAAACGACAAGCGGGGCGTTTTAACCCCGCTTAAAACCTATCATTATTGAGTTGTTGCTTGTTCTGTCGGTTGAGTTTCAACTTTCTTTTCTTTCTTAGGCTTGACCATTCCCGTTCCGATGTTGTAATCAACCAATTCAAGGACGGCAAGTTCAGCTGAGTCCCCACGTCTAAAACCAAGGCGGACAACCCTCGTATAACCCCCTGGTCTATCCATAACCCTCGGTGCTATCTCATCAAATAATTCTTTCAACGCTTTTCTATTTTTGATAAATCTCGCCACAAGACGTCTTGCATGGATATCCCCTCGCTTCGCTTTTGTTATAAGTTTTTCAGCAAATCTTCGCGCTTCCTTTGCTTTTGCAACAGTTGTCACAATCCTCTTATGGAGAAAAAGAGAAGTTGCAAGCGCTGATAAAGTCGCCTTCCTGTGACTATGTGTCCTTTTTAGCTTTCTTCCCTTCTTTAAGTGTCTCATTGAAAGTCATCCAGAATTATTTTTTTAATCCTGATACTTGTCAACATCAAAACCGAAATAAAGTCCGTAACTTTCAATCGCGCTCTTTATCTCATTTAAAGCGGTCCTTCCAAAATTTCTGAAGCTTAAAAGTTGATTTTCGTTGTATCTGACAACATCACCAATGGTGTTAATCCCATTTTGTTTCAGAGCGTTGAATGTGCGAACTGTAAGCCCAATGTCCTCTATAGGTGTTTTCAAAATTTTCTTTATCCTTTCCTTCTCGGGTAAACCTTCGTCTTTTATTATATCTGCTGGTTGTGCTTTCGGATGAAGTTCTACCACGATTTCAAAATGTTCCTTCAAAATTTTAGCTGCTAGAACTAACGCATCGTCAGGAGTTATTGAACCGTCCGTTTCAACCTCAATTGTAAGTTTTTCATAATCTCCCCTTTGTTTCAAGCGAACATTTTCAATAAAATATCTGACATTTTTAATCGGCGTAAAAATAGCATCAAGAAGAATTATACCTGGTTCTGGCTTAACGGGTGGCGCTGGCCCAAGCATCTCAATTTCTTCGGAAGGAACATATCCTTTACCATAACCAATCCATAGGTCCATCTCAAACTCAACATTACCAGTTATTTCAGCAATATGATGATCTGGATTCAAAATTTCTATACCTGAATTTTGTTTCTGTAAATCCCCTGCTTTAAATTCACAAGGACCCTTGACGAGAACATTTATTTTTTTAAGTGATTTCTCAAGCAGTTTAAATCTCACGCCTTTTAAATTCAAGACGATATCAGCTACATCCTCAACAACACCTGGAATTGTTGAGAATTCATGCAATACACCTCCTATCTTGACAGCAACGAAAGCATAACCTGGGATAGAGGAGAGCAAAACCCTTCTTAAAGCATTTCCTATCGTAACGCCATATCCTCTTTCAAGTGGTTGTAAAATAAATCTTCCAAAAGTATTTGAATAACTCGCCTCGTCCATCACCACATTTTCTGGAAAAGTTAACAAAATGTTTGGCATTTCTGTCCTTTATAACTTAATTTTTATTTGGAATAAAGTTCAACGATCAATTGTTCGTTCACATTTACAGGTATTTCAGAACGTTCAGGTGTATACATAAAAACACCGCTTAAATTCGCCTTATTAAGCTGAAGCCAAGGGACAAGCGATGTCTCTGTAACTCTCCGGAGAGAATTATGGATAATTTCCAGTTCTTTGCTTTTATCTCTGACTCTTATCTCGTCACCCGGCTCAACAAGATAAGATGGTATATCAACGACTTTACCGTTCACAAGGATATGTCTGTGTTTCACAAGTTGCCTTGCAGCTTTTCTTGAAGGGGCAAATCCAAGCCGATAAACAACATTGTCAAGTCGCCTTTCAAGTATCTTTATTAGATTTTCACCCGTTTTGCCTTTTTGTTTAGTCGCCATTTCAAAATATCTTCTAAATTGTCTCTCAAAAACACCGTAAATTCTACGAAGCTTTTGCTTTTCCCTGAGCTGAATTCCATACTCAGACAACCTCGCTCTTCTGTAAGGACCATGCTGTCCGGGTGGATAATTTTTCTTTTCAAGCGGACATTTCTCCGTATAACATTTCTCACCCTTCAAGTAAAGTTTCATTCTCTCTCTTCTGCATAGCTTGCAAACTGGACCTGTGTATCTTCCCATGATTTTTCAATTTTTAATTTTTTAAACTCTTCTTCTCTTCGGTGGTCTGCAACCATTATGTGGAATTGGAGTGACATCACGGATCGTCAAAATTTCAAGCCCAGCTGTTTGAAGAGCGCGAATTGCCGCTTCTCTTCCCGAGCCTGGACCTTTGACAAGAACATCAACTTTCCTTACACCAAGATTATACGCCTCTTTCGCAGCCGCTTCAGCAGCAAGCTGAGCAGCAAAAGGTGTCCCCTTCTTCGTCCCCTTGTAACCAATCCTTCCACCAGATGACCAAGCTAAAACATTACCATATCTATCGGTTATCGTCACAATTGTATTGTTAAAGGTCGCCTTAATATGCGCTATTCCGTGAGCATCAACTTGAATTTTCTTCTTTTGCTTTTTCGTCTTAGCCAATTTAAACCTCCGAAATTATTTTTTACTTTTTAGCTGTTGCCTTCTTCTTCCCTGGCACTGTCTTCCTCTTACCTTTTCTCGTCCTCGCATTAGTCCTTGTTCTCTGACCCCTGACAGGCAAGCCGCGACGATGTCTTAAACCGCGATAACAACCTATATCCATAAGACGCTTTATGTTCATCTGAATTTCAGCCCTTAAAGCCCCTTCAACTTTATACTCAGTGTTTATAATATCCCTGATCTTACTTATCTCCTCATCTGTAAGCTCGCCTATTTTCTTCATCGGGTCAACACCCGCTTTCTCAAGAATTTTAAGTGCTGAACTCCTACCTATGCCATAAATGTAAGTTAAAGCGATAAAAGCCCTTTTATTTCTCGGCAATTCAACACCCGCTATTCTTGCCATAGTTTAACCTTGCCTTTGTTTGTGCTTTGGATTCTTTTTGCAAACAACTCTAACAACGCCCTTGCGCTTGATAATCCTGCAGTGCTCACAAATTTTTTTAACAGAGGAGCGAACTTTCATAGTCTCATCCCAAAGTTTTATTTGTACCTATAAACTATCCTTCCTTTCGTTAAGTCATATGGAGAGAGTTCAACCTGAACTTTATCACCAGGCAAAATTTTTATAAAATGAATTCTCATTTTTCCTGAAACATGAGCTATAACTTCGTGTCCAGTGTCAAGCTTCACCTTAAAAGTCGCGTTCGGCAACGCCTCCAAAACCACTCCATCAACTTTTATGCCCTCCTGTTTCGCCATCACAAAGTTAAAATCTCTGGTTTTCCTTTTCTAACAACGATTGTATGTTCAAAATGAGCCGATGGTAAGCCATCAAGCGTGTAAACAGTCCAACCATCGCTTCCAAAGTAAACTTGCCAAGTTCCGGCATTCACCATCGGTTCAATCGCAAGCGTCATACCTTCACGCAATTTAATGCCCTTCCCTTTTTGTCCAAAGTTTGGGACCGCTGGTTCTTCGTGTAATCTTTTACCTATACCATGCCCAACAAGGTCCCTGACAACAGAAAATCCCTGCGACTCAACATAATTTTGAATTGCATAACCAATGTCAAAAAGATGATTTCCATCAACCGCCTGTTCAATTCCAATGTAAAGCGCCTCCTCAGTAACCTCCATTAATCTTCTTTTTTCTCCATTCACATTACCAACGGCAAATGTCCTAGCAGCGTCACCATAAAATCCATTTTTATAAGCACCAACATCTATTGAAACTATCTGACCTTCGCGCAAAACTTTATCGCTTGTTGGAATCCCGTGAACGACTTCGTCATCAATTGAAACACAAATCGTTGCCGGATAAAGATTTTTCTTATCAAACCCGTATCCTTTAAAAGCAGGTTTTGCACCTTGTGAAAGTATGAAATCCTCGGCTATTTTATCAAGTTCATATGCTGAAACTCCCGGTTTTATGTACTTGCCCAACAATCTCAATGTATCCGCAACTATTTTACAAACCTCTCTCATCAAATCTATTTCCTTTTCACTCTTTATGCTCACTCCCTTAATAGCCAACTCTACTTTTTATTCTACCTGTTTTCATAAACCCATCATAATGACGCATCAAAAGATATGTCTCAATTTGCTGAAGTGTATCAAGTGCAACTCCAACAACTATCAACAAGCTTGTCCCACCAAAGAAAGAAGCCATCGTCGGTGAAACTCCGAGTCGGATCATAAAACCAGGCAATATTGCTATTACTGCAAGAAATATCGCTCCCGGCAGAGTTATCTTCGTGAGTATATTATCAATGAAATCAGCGGTATTCTTCCCAGGTCTTATCCCCGGGATAAATCCACCCTGTTTTCTCATCGTGTCAGCTATGTCTTGCGGATTAAAAACAATCGCTGTATAAAGGTAAGTGAAGAAAATCACAAGCAACGCATAGATAAAACTATACCAGAAAGATGTATAATTAAAGTTTGCTGCAAACTCTTGAAGCGATTCACTCTGAGGGAAAAAGGTTATGATAGTGCTCGGCAAAAACATAACCGATTGAGCAAAAATTATAGGCATTACACCTGCTGCATTAACTCTAATTGGGATATACTGGGTCACGCCACCATAAACTCTTCTTCCCACAACCCTTTTTGCATATTGAACAGGAATTCTACGCGTCCCAGTGGTGACGAGTATGACAAGAGCTACAACCAAAACCATTCCAGTGATTATAAGCAACTCTTCAATTATACTCCTTGAGCCAGTTTTTATCATTTGAAATTCTTCAAGCAAAGCGTTTGGGAAACGAGCGATTATTCCAACGAAAATTATCAACGAGATACCATTTCCGATTCCTCGTTCTGTGATTTGTTCACCAAGCCACATTATAAAAATTGTCCCGGCAGTTAAAA carries:
- the rpsK gene encoding 30S ribosomal protein S11 — protein: MAKTKKQKKKIQVDAHGIAHIKATFNNTIVTITDRYGNVLAWSSGGRIGYKGTKKGTPFAAQLAAEAAAKEAYNLGVRKVDVLVKGPGSGREAAIRALQTAGLEILTIRDVTPIPHNGCRPPKRRRV
- the secY gene encoding preprotein translocase subunit SecY; translated protein: MSKLVENLRNIFKIEELRDRILFTIALLAVVRVGAHITLPGVDASLLAEVIRSQSQNSLFALYDLFAGGAFQNAAVFALGIMPYISAAIILQLLGAVVPYFRKLQQEGEEGRRKLEQYARQGTVLVAALQAWGVSIRLMNMTTPGGLPIVPEAVKGIGFIISTVFILTAGTIFIMWLGEQITERGIGNGISLIIFVGIIARFPNALLEEFQMIKTGSRSIIEELLIITGMVLVVALVILVTTGTRRIPVQYAKRVVGRRVYGGVTQYIPIRVNAAGVMPIIFAQSVMFLPSTIITFFPQSESLQEFAANFNYTSFWYSFIYALLVIFFTYLYTAIVFNPQDIADTMRKQGGFIPGIRPGKNTADFIDNILTKITLPGAIFLAVIAILPGFMIRLGVSPTMASFFGGTSLLIVVGVALDTLQQIETYLLMRHYDGFMKTGRIKSRVGY
- the xerD gene encoding site-specific tyrosine recombinase XerD; the protein is MFEREKIKGEIWRKSLTYFLTSIEVERGYSKNTVSSYSIDLVRYIKFLEENGIEHPDWVSEEIVKRYITELQSIGLSQSSVSRNISSIRTFHKFLWNVAYTKNYPVDDIEGPMIRRKLPEVLTIEEIFSLLEQPDVSTEIGVRDRAMLEFMYATGVRVSELINFKQSDLFIDKEVVRVFGKGSKQRLIPIGETAIKWIREYQLKVRPKFVKITSGDILFLSRLGKRFTRMAVWKIVKKYALMAGIKKEIHPHTLRHSFATHLLENGADLRAVQEMLGHVDISTTQIYIRAKNIENLKEVYFLYHPRSN
- a CDS encoding Cof-type HAD-IIB family hydrolase translates to MAKVELDELKKRLKDIKLVACDIDGTLLSSDNRVGEGTIQLVKELKEHGVKFTLITGRVHSASVKYAKMLGVDDPIVSLNGALVKFPEGGTIKAFYLPEKKVLKALELAERFFVNILFYSEDKVIYTPENTIFPSYIGNLEAETMEVDSYYDYTDKVLRVVLSSDRNYILYKVAHKLEPPFFSNISTTIYPSLKYDHLTYLEVKRRGISKATGLKYVRKFFKLKRREIAGIGDFYNDIEFLKSVGVSVAMRNAVAEVRFNADYVTSRTNDEDGVGEFLEILLDSKKRTNP
- the rpsM gene encoding 30S ribosomal protein S13, with the translated sequence MARIAGVELPRNKRAFIALTYIYGIGRSSALKILEKAGVDPMKKIGELTDEEISKIRDIINTEYKVEGALRAEIQMNIKRLMDIGCYRGLRHRRGLPVRGQRTRTNARTRKGKRKTVPGKKKATAKK
- the rpmJ gene encoding 50S ribosomal protein L36, with product MKVRSSVKKICEHCRIIKRKGVVRVVCKKNPKHKQRQG
- a CDS encoding HD family phosphohydrolase, whose protein sequence is MREFFGKIKGIFLSDLTLKFLIFLLIPFTVVIMFPSPYGIDYKYEIGSVWLYDDVVAPFSFPIYKSEEQYQEEINKVYSQVYFIFDVDTTVVEKQKKEFEAFITDLKSYLDIKKFKHVSARDSVEIERLRVKLLNKISADEIERIEYLNRVGYFDVGKFKITGETYLSLIYSSAGVISIPRTSLRRNEIVLRKGRFEEIYRQGKFYDLGECLEVAKELSKRNFGEIALVDTGAFDLMSKILFSFVKPNLIFNQGETEELLEREKGKILKTVGIVRENEKIISRHEIVTPEAYLKLESLKKAQKERGIGAGKILKDLGRFVFTGSVLAIFWLYIYMYRKKIYFDNKLLLLIDALFLFQILVAFLITKIKVGNEVNYFVLVPSSSMLLTIIFDSRVAFWGTVAISLIVGSAVGYNYDVTSASLIAGTIAIYSVRNIGNRMQIFRSFIFILIAYVFVIASFSLQKYESFSNILAKFGFAGANALLSPIITYGLLIFFERIFGIMTEITLLELSDFNHPLLRELSARAPGTFHHSIAVATLAEAAAKAIGANPILARVGAYYHDIGKILNPEFFVENQMESEKLHTSITPEQSVQIIISHVEDGQELAKKYKLPSEIIKFIPMHHGTTLVAYFYGKALKRRELKNVEIKESDFRYKGPKPDSKETAIVMLADSVEAATRSLDEKTPENIEKIVDAIFENRIEDGQLDESNLTLKDIEEIKKAFVQILVNLYHPRIKYPGQEKERTKDKVSENEKTRQRKSRKVK
- a CDS encoding cation:proton antiporter domain-containing protein; amino-acid sequence: MENLSLITLSILLLTAYILDLTLSRIQIPPVIILLLIGWFISQIFFLLNITDIPNFQNLLPIMGTLGLILIVLEGSFELKIERDKIKYIIRSMTSALLSVIIIIFSLSLIFHIIFQTEFKKALINTVPLSVISSSIAIPSASNLTTHLREFVIYESSLSDILGIISFNFISQAVESFDLSTIFSMLFQLLLMVLISISSTAFLISLLGKLNHPVKFIPLILMIILIYSIAKILHLPALIFILIFGLSLANFNKIHRSLNLKFVKLEEVEEEIGKFQNLVIELTFLVRSFFFLLFGYTLETKEILKPEVLLLSVVITALIIGTRYLTLKIVGEQIIPLIYIAPRGLINILLFISISPNLGIPKINQALITQVIILTNLYMVFGLIKSSREKGTQSF
- the infA gene encoding translation initiation factor IF-1, giving the protein MAKQEGIKVDGVVLEALPNATFKVKLDTGHEVIAHVSGKMRIHFIKILPGDKVQVELSPYDLTKGRIVYRYK
- the rplQ gene encoding 50S ribosomal protein L17, with amino-acid sequence MRHLKKGRKLKRTHSHRKATLSALATSLFLHKRIVTTVAKAKEARRFAEKLITKAKRGDIHARRLVARFIKNRKALKELFDEIAPRVMDRPGGYTRVVRLGFRRGDSAELAVLELVDYNIGTGMVKPKKEKKVETQPTEQATTQ
- a CDS encoding DNA-directed RNA polymerase subunit alpha, whose product is MPNILLTFPENVVMDEASYSNTFGRFILQPLERGYGVTIGNALRRVLLSSIPGYAFVAVKIGGVLHEFSTIPGVVEDVADIVLNLKGVRFKLLEKSLKKINVLVKGPCEFKAGDLQKQNSGIEILNPDHHIAEITGNVEFEMDLWIGYGKGYVPSEEIEMLGPAPPVKPEPGIILLDAIFTPIKNVRYFIENVRLKQRGDYEKLTIEVETDGSITPDDALVLAAKILKEHFEIVVELHPKAQPADIIKDEGLPEKERIKKILKTPIEDIGLTVRTFNALKQNGINTIGDVVRYNENQLLSFRNFGRTALNEIKSAIESYGLYFGFDVDKYQD
- the rpsD gene encoding 30S ribosomal protein S4, encoding MGRYTGPVCKLCRRERMKLYLKGEKCYTEKCPLEKKNYPPGQHGPYRRARLSEYGIQLREKQKLRRIYGVFERQFRRYFEMATKQKGKTGENLIKILERRLDNVVYRLGFAPSRKAARQLVKHRHILVNGKVVDIPSYLVEPGDEIRVRDKSKELEIIHNSLRRVTETSLVPWLQLNKANLSGVFMYTPERSEIPVNVNEQLIVELYSK
- the map gene encoding type I methionyl aminopeptidase: MAIKGVSIKSEKEIDLMREVCKIVADTLRLLGKYIKPGVSAYELDKIAEDFILSQGAKPAFKGYGFDKKNLYPATICVSIDDEVVHGIPTSDKVLREGQIVSIDVGAYKNGFYGDAARTFAVGNVNGEKRRLMEVTEEALYIGIEQAVDGNHLFDIGYAIQNYVESQGFSVVRDLVGHGIGKRLHEEPAVPNFGQKGKGIKLREGMTLAIEPMVNAGTWQVYFGSDGWTVYTLDGLPSAHFEHTIVVRKGKPEILTL
- the yihA gene encoding ribosome biogenesis GTP-binding protein YihA/YsxC encodes the protein MKITSARFIASLSDIRQLPTDGLPEVALVGRSNVGKSSLINKICNKKNLAFVSSTPGKTQTINFFLINESFYIVDLPGYGYAKVPEHVKAGWSKLIENYLGGREQLKLVLHIVDARHEPTELDKMMAGWLDYFKIPYVIVITKIDKIARSKIARQVEMIKNAFGKLRYCQQFVTFSAITGVGKNELLSIIEQYIGSVQRGKNISKTQGRQPQKVS